The Afipia massiliensis genome has a segment encoding these proteins:
- a CDS encoding zinc-binding alcohol dehydrogenase family protein gives MKAVGYRKSLPIDAPDALIDFETDKPEPRGRDIRVAVKAISANPVDYKVRKRAEPKAGDTKILGFDAAGVVDAVGPDVSLFKPGDEVWYAGSIQRQGTNSEFHLVDERIVGHKPKTLPFAQSAALPLTSITAWELLFDRLGVAPGKSVDPRTLLIIGGAGGVGSILIQLARRLTGLTVVATASRPESRKWCLDLGAHHVIDHSKSMKDQIEALKVPPVALIAALTNTEQHFAALADIVAPQGKIGLIDDPATPPNVMLLKGKAVSLHWESMFTRSSFQTDDMIAQHKLLDDVASLIDNGVLRTTLDKVLGKINAANLRQAHTLLEGGRSTGKLVLEGW, from the coding sequence ATGAAAGCCGTGGGTTACAGGAAATCGCTGCCGATCGATGCGCCGGATGCGCTGATCGATTTCGAAACCGACAAGCCGGAGCCGCGCGGGCGCGACATCCGCGTCGCGGTGAAGGCGATTTCCGCCAATCCCGTCGACTACAAGGTCCGCAAGCGCGCGGAACCCAAGGCAGGCGACACCAAGATTCTGGGTTTCGACGCCGCGGGCGTGGTCGATGCCGTCGGGCCCGACGTGTCGCTGTTCAAGCCGGGCGATGAAGTCTGGTACGCCGGCTCGATCCAGCGCCAGGGCACCAACTCGGAATTTCATCTCGTGGACGAACGGATCGTCGGCCACAAGCCGAAGACACTGCCCTTCGCGCAATCCGCCGCCCTGCCCCTGACATCGATCACCGCGTGGGAGTTGCTGTTCGATCGGCTCGGCGTTGCACCGGGCAAAAGCGTCGATCCGCGCACGTTGCTGATCATCGGCGGCGCCGGCGGCGTCGGCTCGATCCTGATCCAGCTCGCGCGGCGGCTCACCGGCCTCACCGTGGTCGCCACGGCGTCGCGTCCCGAATCCCGCAAATGGTGTCTCGACCTTGGTGCGCATCACGTCATCGACCACTCCAAATCGATGAAAGATCAGATCGAAGCGCTCAAGGTGCCGCCGGTCGCATTGATCGCGGCGCTGACCAACACCGAGCAGCACTTCGCGGCACTCGCCGACATCGTCGCCCCTCAGGGCAAGATCGGGCTGATCGACGACCCGGCAACGCCGCCGAACGTGATGCTGCTGAAGGGCAAGGCCGTATCGCTGCATTGGGAATCGATGTTCACGCGCTCATCGTTCCAGACCGACGACATGATCGCGCAACACAAGCTGCTCGACGATGTCGCCAGCCTGATCGACAACGGCGTGCTGCGCACCACGCTCGACAAGGTGCTCGGCAAAATCAATGCGGCCAACCTCAGGCAGGCGCACACATTGCTGGAAGGCGGACGCTCCACCGGCAAGCTGGTGCTTGAAGGCTGGTAA
- the rpsK gene encoding 30S ribosomal protein S11 produces the protein MAKEATRVRRRERKNIASGIAHVNSSFNNTTITITDAQGNTIAWSSAGTMGFKGSRKSTPYAAQVAAEDVSKKAQEHGMRTLEVEVAGPGSGRESALRALQAAGFTVTSIRDVTTIPHNGCRPRKRRRV, from the coding sequence ATGGCTAAAGAAGCTACCCGCGTCCGCCGCCGTGAACGCAAGAACATCGCATCCGGCATCGCGCACGTGAATTCGTCGTTCAACAACACCACCATCACCATCACCGACGCGCAGGGCAACACCATTGCCTGGTCGTCGGCCGGAACGATGGGCTTCAAGGGATCGCGCAAGTCGACTCCGTATGCGGCGCAGGTTGCTGCCGAAGACGTGTCGAAGAAGGCGCAGGAACACGGCATGCGCACGCTGGAAGTCGAAGTCGCTGGTCCGGGTTCGGGCCGTGAATCGGCGCTGCGCGCTCTGCAGGCTGCGGGCTTCACCGTCACCTCGATCCGTGACGTGACCACGATCCCGCACAACGGTTGCCGTCCGCGCAAGCGCCGGCGCGTCTGA
- a CDS encoding ankyrin repeat domain-containing protein — protein MIGGTIAVSVADTSSDILMASARGDAARVTALLSSGANVEARDRDGRTPLLLATHGNHVEVARLLIAAGTDVNAKDSMSDTPFLYAGAEGRNEILKMTIQAGADIASTNRYGGTALIPAAHHGHPETVKILLGTGIKIDHINRLGWTALIEAVILSDGGRIHTDIVRLLVEAGADVNIADRDGVTPLVHARRRGYTEMATILERAGGR, from the coding sequence ATGATCGGAGGGACCATCGCCGTGTCCGTTGCCGATACCAGTTCGGATATTCTGATGGCCTCGGCGCGCGGAGACGCGGCGCGGGTGACAGCCTTGCTGTCATCGGGGGCGAATGTCGAGGCGCGTGATCGCGACGGCCGCACGCCGTTGCTGCTTGCTACTCATGGCAATCACGTCGAGGTGGCGCGGCTTCTGATTGCCGCCGGCACCGACGTCAACGCCAAGGATTCGATGTCCGATACGCCGTTTCTCTATGCCGGCGCGGAAGGCCGTAACGAGATTCTGAAGATGACGATTCAGGCCGGCGCAGATATCGCCAGCACCAATCGCTATGGCGGTACGGCGCTGATTCCAGCCGCGCATCACGGACATCCGGAGACGGTGAAGATCCTTCTTGGGACCGGGATCAAGATCGATCACATCAATCGGCTCGGCTGGACTGCGCTGATCGAGGCCGTGATCCTCAGTGACGGTGGCCGGATTCACACCGACATCGTGCGGTTGCTGGTGGAGGCCGGTGCCGACGTCAACATCGCGGATCGCGACGGTGTGACACCGCTCGTTCACGCTCGCCGCCGCGGTTACACCGAAATGGCGACGATCCTGGAGCGGGCAGGCGGCAGGTAG
- a CDS encoding DegQ family serine endoprotease: MIVVRALIALFVSSLLAAPAAAQDRLVPQSPTQLRLSYAPIVQRVQPAVVNVYAAKAAPRNPMLDDPMFRRFFGVPGKQPEQMLRSLGSGVMVDASGLVVTNNHVIEGADQVKVSLSDKREFEAEIVLKDSRTDLAILRLKDVKEKFTTLDFANSDDALVGDVVIAIGNPFGVGQTVTHGIISALARTQVGITDYQFFIQTDAAINPGNSGGALVDMNGKLVGVNTAIFSRSGGSQGIGFAIPANMVRVVVASAKGGGSAVKRPWLGARLQAVTPEIAETLGLKRPSGALVANVTTGSPSAKAGLKLSDLIVSIDGQVIDDPNAFDYRFATRPLGGTAQVEVLRGGKPLKLAIALETAPDTGRDEIVIKARSPFQGAKVANISPALADELKLDSSIEGIVVTDLPDNALAANVGFKKGDVIVAVNGQKIGRTADLDKLATEGSRLWRITVIRGGQQLSVVLGG; the protein is encoded by the coding sequence ATGATCGTCGTCCGCGCGCTCATTGCGCTCTTCGTTTCCTCGCTTCTCGCCGCACCTGCCGCCGCGCAGGATCGTCTTGTTCCGCAGTCTCCGACGCAGCTTCGCTTGTCGTATGCGCCGATCGTTCAGCGCGTGCAGCCGGCGGTGGTGAACGTCTATGCCGCCAAGGCGGCGCCGCGCAATCCGATGCTGGACGATCCGATGTTTCGCCGCTTCTTCGGCGTACCGGGCAAGCAGCCGGAGCAGATGCTGCGTTCGCTCGGTTCCGGTGTGATGGTCGATGCATCAGGTCTCGTGGTCACCAACAATCACGTCATCGAAGGCGCGGATCAGGTGAAGGTCTCGCTCTCCGACAAGCGTGAGTTCGAGGCCGAGATCGTGCTGAAGGACAGCCGCACCGATCTGGCGATCCTGCGCCTGAAGGACGTGAAGGAGAAATTCACGACCCTCGATTTCGCGAATTCCGACGACGCGCTGGTCGGTGACGTGGTGATCGCCATCGGCAATCCGTTCGGTGTTGGACAGACCGTCACTCACGGCATCATCTCTGCGCTGGCGCGCACGCAGGTCGGCATCACCGATTATCAGTTCTTCATCCAGACCGATGCGGCGATCAATCCCGGCAACTCGGGCGGCGCGCTGGTGGATATGAACGGCAAGCTGGTCGGCGTGAATACCGCGATCTTCTCGCGCTCCGGCGGCTCGCAAGGCATCGGCTTTGCGATTCCAGCCAACATGGTGCGCGTGGTCGTCGCCTCCGCCAAGGGCGGTGGCAGCGCCGTAAAGCGCCCATGGCTCGGCGCGCGGCTGCAGGCGGTGACGCCAGAGATCGCCGAGACGCTCGGGCTGAAGCGGCCGAGCGGCGCGCTGGTGGCCAATGTCACCACGGGAAGTCCGTCGGCGAAGGCGGGCCTGAAACTCTCGGATCTGATCGTATCCATCGACGGTCAGGTGATCGACGATCCGAACGCGTTCGACTATCGCTTCGCGACGCGTCCGCTCGGCGGCACAGCGCAAGTCGAGGTGCTGCGCGGCGGCAAGCCGCTCAAGCTTGCGATCGCGCTGGAAACCGCGCCGGACACCGGCCGCGACGAGATCGTCATCAAGGCGCGCTCGCCGTTCCAGGGGGCGAAGGTCGCCAACATCTCGCCGGCGCTGGCCGACGAATTGAAGCTCGATTCAAGCATCGAGGGCATCGTCGTGACCGACTTGCCCGACAATGCGCTGGCGGCGAACGTCGGGTTCAAGAAAGGCGACGTGATCGTAGCCGTCAACGGTCAGAAAATTGGTCGCACCGCTGATCTGGACAAGCTCGCAACCGAAGGCTCGCGCCTCTGGCGCATCACGGTGATTCGTGGCGGCCAGCAATTGTCGGTCGTGCTGGGGGGATGA
- a CDS encoding alpha/beta hydrolase family protein yields MNDRPAHLSPPRFEPGGWMHWPDNEDYSLQFMRVLGSAQEGGSTISECFLTASRIAAGDDESWYRAWKAIADTSKVRGDHARAAGNIHSALSNWLRASNYYRTSEVFLKLDDRRRADVLALMRACSYLVVTHQPSGGELVRIPCFEGGFVEAYFLRAPGADARAPVVVCVGGSDHFKDEHLHTLLRQAHSRGLSLLLADLPGQGSAPRIKGMVRYEIETAISCCVDYLIARGDIDEQRIAIFGGGLGAAYASRAAGLDDRFAAAVCDAGIWDMHQRVTASQWMPGDGGQDTIGDEIRRLKRHGGITSIKCPILMTFGEHDWLDTRHAVALCAALKDEGADVTLKVFASAETASAHGQSDNPTIGNEFVFDWIAARLARALVPADA; encoded by the coding sequence TTGAACGACAGACCCGCCCACCTCTCGCCGCCGCGCTTTGAGCCGGGCGGCTGGATGCACTGGCCCGACAATGAGGATTACAGCCTTCAGTTCATGCGCGTGCTGGGGTCGGCGCAGGAGGGCGGCAGCACAATCTCGGAATGCTTCCTGACGGCGAGCCGGATCGCGGCCGGTGACGACGAGAGCTGGTATCGCGCCTGGAAGGCCATTGCCGATACCAGCAAGGTGCGCGGCGACCACGCTCGCGCCGCCGGCAATATCCATTCGGCGCTCAGCAACTGGCTGCGGGCCTCCAACTATTACCGGACCTCGGAAGTCTTTCTGAAGCTTGACGATCGTCGCCGCGCCGATGTGCTCGCGCTGATGCGGGCCTGTTCGTATCTTGTCGTCACGCATCAGCCGTCGGGCGGCGAACTGGTCCGGATTCCATGCTTCGAGGGCGGCTTCGTCGAAGCTTATTTCCTGCGCGCGCCCGGAGCGGACGCACGGGCGCCCGTCGTTGTCTGCGTCGGCGGATCGGATCACTTCAAGGATGAGCATTTGCACACGCTGCTCCGGCAGGCCCATTCGCGCGGTCTGTCGCTGTTGCTGGCTGATCTGCCGGGGCAGGGCAGCGCACCCAGGATCAAGGGAATGGTGCGATACGAGATCGAGACGGCGATCAGCTGCTGCGTGGACTATCTGATTGCGCGCGGTGATATCGACGAACAACGGATCGCTATTTTCGGCGGCGGGCTGGGCGCGGCCTATGCCTCACGCGCGGCCGGTCTCGACGACCGGTTTGCCGCGGCTGTGTGCGATGCCGGAATCTGGGACATGCACCAGCGCGTGACGGCGTCGCAATGGATGCCCGGTGACGGCGGTCAGGACACCATCGGCGACGAAATTCGCAGGCTGAAGCGACATGGCGGCATCACCAGCATCAAATGTCCGATCCTGATGACCTTCGGCGAGCATGACTGGCTGGATACTCGCCATGCCGTCGCTCTGTGCGCCGCGCTGAAGGACGAAGGCGCTGATGTGACGCTGAAGGTGTTCGCATCCGCCGAGACGGCCTCGGCGCATGGCCAGTCCGATAATCCGACCATCGGCAACGAGTTTGTCTTCGACTGGATAGCGGCCCGTCTGGCACGGGCGCTTGTGCCCGCGGACGCCTGA
- a CDS encoding MarR family transcriptional regulator: MGPDDALVRQFIWDVISINTHLEEIRSNWARMLDITCPQWLILMAVNDLDQGKGISVREVSTKLHVDPSFVTTQTKSLEKHGFMRRVASKEDARVVLMSLTDKAHKQIANLYSQQVVADNLVFSDFSTQTFRDLTDKLSTLKSRLAKAAQMIAAEN, encoded by the coding sequence ATGGGACCAGACGATGCTCTGGTCCGTCAGTTCATCTGGGATGTTATTTCGATCAACACCCATCTCGAGGAAATCCGTTCCAACTGGGCGCGAATGCTGGACATCACCTGTCCGCAATGGCTGATCCTGATGGCGGTCAACGATCTCGATCAGGGCAAGGGAATTTCAGTCAGGGAGGTCTCGACAAAACTTCACGTCGATCCTTCCTTCGTCACGACTCAAACGAAAAGCCTTGAAAAGCACGGCTTCATGCGCCGCGTTGCATCCAAGGAAGATGCCCGCGTCGTGCTGATGTCGCTGACCGACAAGGCGCACAAGCAGATCGCGAATCTCTATTCGCAGCAGGTGGTCGCCGACAATCTCGTGTTCTCGGATTTTTCCACACAGACGTTCCGCGACCTCACCGACAAGCTTTCAACGCTCAAGAGCCGCCTCGCGAAGGCCGCGCAAATGATCGCCGCGGAGAACTGA
- a CDS encoding winged helix-turn-helix transcriptional regulator, with product MKRQDFGCAPGCSVEVTLDLIDGKWKGVILYHLQEGRLRFGELRKRLPNVTQRMLTKQLRALEEDDLIIRKVYAEVPPRVDYELSETGQRLRPVIDALKQWGDENRARIDAASAGKKGNAQSAATRPSRQPQPA from the coding sequence ATGAAACGACAGGATTTCGGCTGTGCGCCGGGCTGTTCGGTGGAGGTCACGCTCGATCTCATCGACGGCAAGTGGAAGGGGGTCATCCTCTATCACCTGCAGGAGGGGCGGCTGCGCTTCGGCGAACTGCGCAAGCGGCTCCCGAACGTGACCCAACGGATGCTGACAAAGCAGCTTCGCGCCCTTGAGGAGGATGACCTGATCATCCGCAAGGTGTATGCCGAGGTTCCGCCGCGGGTGGATTATGAGCTGTCCGAGACGGGACAACGGCTGCGGCCGGTGATCGATGCGCTCAAGCAGTGGGGTGATGAGAATCGCGCCCGGATTGACGCCGCATCGGCAGGCAAGAAAGGCAACGCGCAATCAGCCGCGACGCGTCCGTCGAGGCAGCCGCAACCCGCGTAA
- the rplQ gene encoding 50S ribosomal protein L17, which translates to MRHGKVHRKLNRTAEHRKAMFANMCAALIKHEQIVTTLPKAKELRPIVEKLVTLGKKGGLALRRQAISEMRDRDQVKKLFDVLAPRYKDRQGGYTRIIKAGFRYGDNAPMAVIEFVDRDVDAKGQDSGPVQETSSEAA; encoded by the coding sequence ATGCGTCACGGCAAGGTTCATCGGAAACTCAACCGCACTGCGGAACACCGCAAGGCCATGTTCGCCAACATGTGCGCCGCGCTGATCAAGCACGAGCAGATCGTCACCACCTTGCCGAAGGCGAAGGAGCTTCGTCCGATCGTCGAGAAGCTGGTCACGCTCGGCAAGAAGGGCGGCCTCGCGCTGCGCCGTCAGGCGATTAGCGAAATGCGCGACCGCGATCAGGTCAAGAAGCTGTTCGACGTTCTGGCGCCCCGTTACAAGGATCGTCAGGGCGGCTACACCCGCATCATCAAGGCTGGTTTCCGCTACGGCGACAACGCGCCGATGGCTGTGATCGAGTTCGTCGACCGCGACGTCGATGCCAAGGGCCAGGATTCGGGCCCGGTGCAGGAGACGTCGTCGGAAGCAGCTTGA
- the rpsM gene encoding 30S ribosomal protein S13: MARIAGVNIPTNKRVLIALQYIHGIGQKNAAEIMEQVKIPLDRRVSQLSDAEVLQIREMIDRDYLVEGDLRREVGMNIKRLMDLGCYRGLRHRRGLPVRGQRTHTNARTRKGPAKAIAGKKK, encoded by the coding sequence GTGGCCCGTATTGCAGGCGTCAACATTCCGACCAACAAGCGCGTCCTGATCGCGCTTCAGTACATTCATGGCATCGGCCAGAAGAACGCTGCCGAGATCATGGAGCAGGTCAAGATCCCGCTCGATCGCCGCGTGTCGCAGCTGAGCGACGCGGAAGTCTTGCAGATCCGCGAAATGATCGACCGCGACTATCTGGTCGAGGGCGACCTCCGCCGCGAAGTCGGCATGAACATCAAGCGCCTGATGGACCTCGGCTGCTATCGCGGCCTGCGTCATCGCCGCGGCCTTCCGGTGCGCGGTCAGCGGACCCACACCAACGCGCGCACGCGCAAGGGTCCTGCCAAGGCCATCGCCGGCAAGAAGAAGTAA
- a CDS encoding porin, translating into MSKIKSLILGSAAMLAAASGAQAADLPVKAKAVQYVKICSLYGAGFYYIPGTDTCIKLGGYVQLDVTVNGTAHHQPAWNNSGNTGLQNRASDYFVTRARTSLNIDTRTGTEYGVVRTYWSSNFQHTSGDGPSSGVLTMDFGFIQFAGFTLGKAISAFQTPWGGSPVGLNTSNLIGGYDNATGINQIAYTWQFGNGISAQVGIEDNRVINRAPIFNGAIASTATNFFTGAYTNASGGNVSPDFVGNVRIDQAAFTAQLSGGLHNIHANYYGTTEPTGHPSDEWGFAIAGGLQLKSLPTGPGDKLSLEATYSDGAPKYVIGGTTGNNFDAFNNSGTSSPAFYQSFASLALFDGVYTTNGSIEKTKVWGFRGGYEHNWSPNWQTTVFGSYTHVDYNSNATTIFCTNTAAFYAAGSTCNPDFNIWQVGSRTAWTPVRNLTFSGEVMYTTLDQSNTGGTTAVAAGAAGLFKPAGAYEFKDQGILSGNFRVRRTW; encoded by the coding sequence ATGAGCAAGATTAAGAGCCTTATCCTGGGTTCGGCGGCCATGTTGGCTGCTGCCTCGGGTGCACAGGCGGCTGATCTTCCCGTCAAGGCGAAAGCGGTCCAGTACGTGAAGATCTGCTCCCTGTATGGAGCTGGTTTCTACTACATTCCCGGCACCGACACCTGCATCAAGCTGGGCGGCTACGTTCAGCTCGACGTGACGGTCAACGGCACTGCGCATCATCAGCCGGCCTGGAACAACAGCGGCAACACCGGCCTGCAGAACCGCGCGTCGGACTACTTCGTCACCCGCGCGCGTACCAGCCTGAACATCGACACCCGCACCGGGACCGAGTACGGCGTGGTCCGCACCTACTGGTCGAGCAACTTCCAGCACACCTCCGGCGACGGCCCGTCTTCCGGTGTCCTCACCATGGACTTCGGCTTCATCCAGTTCGCCGGATTCACCCTCGGTAAGGCGATCTCCGCCTTCCAGACGCCTTGGGGCGGTTCGCCTGTCGGCCTCAACACCTCCAACCTGATCGGCGGCTACGACAACGCCACCGGCATCAACCAGATTGCCTACACCTGGCAGTTCGGCAACGGCATTTCGGCTCAGGTCGGCATCGAAGACAATCGCGTCATCAACCGCGCTCCGATCTTCAACGGCGCTATTGCCTCGACTGCGACCAACTTCTTCACCGGTGCCTACACCAACGCGTCCGGTGGAAACGTTTCGCCTGATTTCGTCGGTAACGTCCGCATCGACCAGGCGGCCTTCACGGCCCAGCTCTCCGGCGGTCTCCACAACATCCACGCCAACTACTACGGCACCACCGAGCCAACCGGCCATCCGAGCGATGAATGGGGCTTCGCGATCGCGGGCGGCCTTCAGTTGAAGAGCCTGCCAACCGGTCCCGGCGACAAGCTTTCGCTGGAAGCCACTTACTCGGACGGCGCTCCGAAGTACGTGATCGGCGGCACCACGGGCAACAACTTCGACGCGTTCAACAACTCTGGCACGTCGAGCCCGGCGTTCTACCAGTCGTTCGCGTCGCTTGCGTTGTTCGACGGCGTCTACACCACCAACGGCTCGATCGAGAAGACCAAGGTGTGGGGCTTCCGCGGTGGTTACGAGCATAACTGGTCGCCAAACTGGCAGACCACCGTGTTCGGCAGCTACACGCATGTCGACTACAACAGCAACGCCACCACGATCTTCTGCACCAACACGGCTGCGTTCTACGCCGCGGGCAGCACCTGCAACCCGGACTTCAACATCTGGCAGGTCGGTTCGCGTACGGCCTGGACTCCGGTCCGCAACCTGACGTTCTCCGGCGAAGTGATGTACACGACGCTCGACCAGAGCAACACGGGTGGCACCACTGCCGTGGCAGCGGGTGCAGCTGGTCTCTTCAAGCCAGCCGGCGCTTACGAGTTCAAGGATCAGGGCATCCTGTCCGGCAACTTCCGCGTCCGCCGCACCTGGTAA
- a CDS encoding adenylate kinase: MRLILLGPPGAGKGTQAQRLIHKHGIVQLSTGEMLRAAVAAGTPVGLKAKDIMASGALVPDEVVVGIIADRIEEPDAKKGFILDGFPRTVPQAQALDDLLKRKHLKLDAVVELRVNESALLERVETRVAQMRERGEEVRIDDTPEVLSKRLANYRAQTEPLVHYYSEKRKLITVDGMMTIEQVTVAINRVLSALEAADSAAKAAKKTARKTAKPGKAAGKTPAKEAKNAAKKAARKAAKAPAKKVKKTKKAAKPASKTVKGGKKTAAKAKSRTSGTKAAKTRKVAKKATKKRAKAVKRLTKRR; this comes from the coding sequence ATGAGGTTGATTCTTCTCGGGCCGCCGGGGGCGGGCAAGGGAACGCAGGCGCAACGACTGATTCACAAGCACGGTATCGTTCAGCTCTCCACCGGAGAGATGTTGCGTGCCGCGGTTGCAGCCGGAACGCCCGTCGGCCTCAAGGCGAAGGACATTATGGCCAGCGGCGCGCTGGTGCCGGATGAAGTCGTGGTCGGAATCATCGCCGATCGCATCGAAGAACCGGACGCGAAGAAGGGTTTTATCCTCGACGGTTTTCCGCGCACCGTGCCGCAGGCGCAGGCGCTGGACGATCTGCTCAAGAGGAAGCACCTCAAGCTCGACGCCGTGGTCGAACTGCGTGTGAACGAGAGTGCGCTGCTCGAGCGTGTCGAAACCCGTGTCGCGCAGATGCGCGAGCGCGGCGAAGAAGTTCGCATCGACGATACGCCGGAGGTGCTGTCGAAGCGCCTGGCCAACTACCGCGCCCAGACCGAGCCGCTGGTTCACTACTATTCGGAGAAGCGCAAGCTCATCACCGTCGACGGCATGATGACCATCGAGCAGGTGACGGTGGCCATCAACCGGGTTCTGTCCGCGCTGGAAGCGGCTGATTCGGCGGCCAAGGCCGCGAAGAAAACCGCCCGGAAGACCGCCAAGCCGGGCAAGGCTGCTGGCAAGACTCCGGCAAAGGAGGCCAAGAACGCGGCTAAGAAGGCCGCCAGGAAGGCTGCCAAGGCACCCGCCAAGAAGGTCAAGAAGACCAAAAAGGCCGCGAAACCGGCCAGTAAGACTGTTAAGGGCGGTAAAAAGACCGCTGCGAAGGCCAAAAGCCGGACCTCCGGAACCAAGGCCGCGAAGACCCGAAAAGTGGCCAAAAAGGCCACTAAAAAGCGCGCTAAAGCGGTCAAACGGTTGACGAAACGCCGCTGA
- a CDS encoding DNA-directed RNA polymerase subunit alpha: MGEQVTIQKNWQELIRPNKLNVTPGSDPTRFATVIAEPLERGFGQTLGNALRRVLLSSLQGAAVQSVHIDGVLHEFSSIAGVREDVTDIVLNVKDISIKMQGEGPKRMVVKKSGPGVVTAGDIQTVGDVVVLNPDLQICTLDEGAEIRMEFTVNSGKGYVAAERNRPEDAPIGLIPVDSLFSPVRKVSYKVENTREGQILDYDKLTLTIETNGAISPDDALAYSARILQDQLNVFVNFEEPRKEVAAEIIPDLAFNPAFLKKVDELELSVRSANCLKNDNIVYIGDLVQKSEAEMLRTPNFGRKSLNEIKEVLAQMGLHLGMEVPGWPPENIDELAKRFEDHY, translated from the coding sequence ATGGGTGAACAAGTGACGATCCAGAAAAATTGGCAAGAACTCATTCGTCCGAACAAGCTCAACGTAACGCCTGGTTCGGATCCGACCCGTTTCGCAACCGTCATCGCTGAACCGCTTGAGCGTGGCTTCGGCCAGACGCTCGGCAACGCGCTTCGCCGCGTGCTGCTGTCGTCGCTGCAGGGCGCTGCCGTGCAGTCGGTTCACATCGACGGCGTGCTGCACGAGTTCTCCTCGATCGCCGGTGTGCGCGAGGACGTGACCGACATCGTGCTCAACGTGAAGGACATCTCGATCAAGATGCAGGGCGAAGGCCCGAAGCGCATGGTCGTGAAGAAGTCGGGCCCCGGCGTCGTCACCGCGGGCGACATCCAGACCGTCGGCGATGTTGTCGTGCTGAACCCCGATCTGCAGATCTGCACCCTCGACGAGGGCGCTGAAATCCGCATGGAGTTCACCGTGAACTCCGGCAAGGGCTACGTCGCCGCCGAGCGCAACCGTCCAGAGGACGCGCCGATCGGTCTCATTCCGGTGGACAGCCTGTTCTCGCCGGTTCGCAAGGTGTCCTACAAGGTCGAGAACACCCGCGAAGGCCAGATCCTGGACTACGACAAGCTGACGCTGACGATTGAAACCAACGGCGCGATCTCGCCGGACGACGCGCTCGCTTACTCGGCGCGCATCCTGCAGGATCAGCTCAACGTGTTCGTGAACTTCGAGGAGCCCCGCAAGGAGGTTGCCGCCGAGATCATTCCGGATCTCGCGTTCAACCCCGCGTTCCTCAAGAAGGTCGACGAGCTCGAACTGTCGGTTCGTTCGGCAAACTGCCTGAAGAACGACAACATCGTCTACATCGGCGATCTCGTGCAGAAGTCGGAAGCGGAAATGCTCCGTACACCGAACTTCGGCCGCAAGTCGCTGAACGAAATCAAGGAAGTGCTCGCCCAGATGGGTCTGCACCTCGGCATGGAAGTGCCCGGTTGGCCGCCGGAGAATATCGACGAGCTGGCCAAGCGCTTCGAGGATCATTATTGA